The following DNA comes from Thunnus thynnus chromosome 3, fThuThy2.1, whole genome shotgun sequence.
ACTACATCATGTGGCTTAATTCTCCTGTGGCTATATTTATCCATATGTAATAAGGGGGGTTTCCTTTTTTATCAGATATTATGAATGGAAATTTAACTGTAAGTGTTCTCATAATGCTGAATGCATAAGGTGGAAGAAGTCAACTCATGGTAATTTTTGTTTGACGCCTTCACCTGACATGTCTGTCCATTTTTCATAGTTGGAAATCAACACTTGCAAATCTCTAGCAACCTTTGGCTGCAGTTAGATTATTCATGCATTATTTTTTGGCTAGTAGCCAGCCGTAATTTACAGTCCTATTCTATCTCTATTCTGAAAATGCCTGTTCAAACGTTGAGCCTGGCATGtggattttaaacatttcataatCTGTCTCTGGTTCAGCAACCTCTGTGACAAAACTCTCACTCCGGATGAGAAAGTTGCTTCCAAAAAACTTGCCACACATAACACTTTGCTCCAgtctgtctctttttgtctctaCATAGCCTGGTATGTGGTAATACCACAATAAGAGAAGCACAGGCCTGCCATCCCCTAGAGATGATAAGATAGTAGCCAACCTCTAGCCTCCTAGCAGTGCCTCCCTCCACACAAGCCTACTCCCATTGTTCTCTATGAACAATGAAGCTAGTGTTGACTCCACTGTCCAGAGGCAGACCTGGGCCGACTACTAACACACAACTATGTCTGTTTTCACCCAACACGATAAACACTCAGGGCCATGAGATTCCCGATGACAAGCTTGTAGAGCTAACGGGCTGTATAATTTGTTTGAACACGATGATACATGTTGAGAAATGCTGTGACTCTGCACCACATACATATTTCAATGATTTAACAGTAAGAGAAGACAACCACAGTGGAAAATTTTGCAGTTGGCTATACTGCTCTCAACACAATCTTGTAAGCCCTGATACACAACACCAAGACACGAACGGGTGTGTCACCTTTGACCGCAGAAGTCTAGCCAAACATGTGGCGTTTACGTTTCTGTCTGGTCTTGAGGTTTGAGCAAATGAAAgccaggaaggaaggaaataaaCATAAAGCCCATATACAACAACCCTCACCTCAGTAACGTACTGACCAAGGTGAAATCAAGAGGACGACATAAGCTCATATTTCCCTACAGCCAAAATAGTTTTGCATAATTTGCACCCACAGAGGTGTTGCCTTACTGCCAGGACTGTTTAGTTATGTTGTAAACACACCAAGCTGGCGGGGAACCGTTTCACACAACACCAAAAGAGGGATGTTTTCCATCAGAAGACTAAATTATCTGACAGTTTATAGTTGCACGATATTAATTAAGACAATTCACACCAGCAGGCGGTATTTTGACGCAGTGTTGTGCCGGTGGCTAGTCACATGAAGCCTATAGGTGACTGTAGCGCTGTGGATATAGGCCTGGTTGTTTATTCAGAGTGTACAATAAGTGATTTCCTCTTGGAGTAACACCAACCGTTAAAGGTGGTATTATCAGTTGTCTTGTTGAAATCCGCGGGGTTCAAATTAGCTAAATCTAGCTGACATCTTTCCAGCATTCAGGGCATACGGTACCTGGCTTACTGTCCCATCTATAACGCAATCTAGTGGCTAACATTGTCACTAGAAAATGTTAGCTAGCTGTCGATGCTGCTGATGGCAGTCTGCTGAGGTCATCATAAGCAAAACAACTCCAAACTAGCTTAGATATAGAAACGAAAACGGCATTTGATGCTTATTGTATCCCTCTTTGACCTCCACAGGGCATTCTGACTGAGCGCTACCGTTATTGACACACTTGAACGGTTAGCGCTTGTTTTCACCACTGGTTTACTCACCAGGGCTGAAGAAAAACTTCCGGTAAATCACACGACTTATAGATAAAAACATATCATACTGAAAACATGCCATTATATGATAGTTAAGGTTATTAAATCAGGGCATTTACCTGAGCTGATGGACTCCCGTCAAACGTCACTGACTGTCAACTAACATGTAGCGGAAATCATCTTTGATTAAGCCCCTCCTATGTTACTTCTATTACAAGTCTGGCCAATCAGCAACTGAGAAATCGTAACGCAGAACCAATCAAAATCCAAAGATGGGCCAGAGGCCAGATGTCCCGCCCAaatttatgtaaataaaaagcCGGTGTCCAATGACATTTGAGGAACATATTCTATCGATATATGATTGGGTAACAGGAATTATCGACATATGCCCTGACCTATTAGGTAGATAATCGCCTGAATCACTGTGAAGAGAGGTCTTAGCTTTAAAGTGGATAATGATGCAGTTTGTGCAAACAGTTAATCAAACCTACCGTTAACTGAATCAGGAAACGTCTCTGACATCACTGTATGATTGATTTAATCACAACTGTAGAGGAAGCCCAGTGGCGTCGGTTGACACTTTTTAATAATATAGTGGAGACAGATTAAATCCGAGGGGAGAGGAGATTGATATGTTGTGCAATACTGCACCTGCGCACCAATGTGCACTATAATGTATATGTTTTAAttcatctcttttctctccttttaaattttttaaaaaataattgtaaataatttattatataCTTTAATTGGAACCAGAGCTCGAAGAAGCCACACTGTCACCACTGTCAATGTTGCCAACTGCTGTGTTGGTGcgcatgtgacaataaaaactATTGCTCTTGAAATattagaaaattattttttaaccacCATGTTTACCTTTCAATGTAAAACTGACGCAACATCGCCCCCTCGTGGGCACGACCAACAATACCAGGGACAGCAGCCTTTACTGTATTTGGCCTATATTTCAAAATAActtggatacacacatataaatcaaataatcaaaacatcAAAGCATTCAGTTTAAAATACATAGTCTTTATTGTCAGCTGAGTGTCTGTTAATAGGATTACAGTTCGGCAATGGGCTTGTGGGGCCAGTAGGGATGTTTGACCTTGTCCAACTTGGTCTCGGGGAAGGTGTCGTTGAGATCCTCGATGGTCATCTGGTCGAAGGGGATCATGGTCTTAAACTTTTCCAACTGAGAACACACAAAAcggaagagaaagacagagaaaggtTTGAAAATGCTAATTCTCTTAAGATGTTCATGACGTATTTTAGCAACTAATGCAACGTGTCTCTCACCTCTTGCTCATACTGAGTGATGCGAGCCTTTGAAGCCTCGATGTAGGCTGATGCACTTTTGTTCTGTTAGAGAAATAGTTTTAGTTAATAgttaaattttcttttaaagcaaaacaagaaaagcagATCATATCACAGCACTCTGCTTCATTCTGAATTGTGTACAATGTAATGcctttctgtttcatttttgtgaTATATGGACAATTTGTGAACATTTACAATTCCCACAGTAGTTAGAAAAATATACATATGGTGTGATTTTCAGTTATAGATGAAATTAAGGCAATAAAAATGGATTTGTTTGATGTGATCACTTACAGCCTCAGCCTCCTGTGAGTTGATGGCGCTGGTCTGTGTGTCAACAGGCTCAGGGATCTGCAGGGCTTTGAACTGTGTGTAGGAGGAACATTTGTGAGTTCCAATTGTGATACAAACCAACACTTGCTAAACaagccatatactgtatataacgaAACATTCCCAAATCTGTTCAGATTAAAAGTGATTTCTGGGAATGACAAGCTAAGAGTTGTCTGCTAGCCTTTACAGAGGACTCAAATCAATTTATACTACTTTGAATTCACAATTAGTTTAGATGGAGGAGTCTCAGGCCTTATAAAACATGTCACCAACAATTAAAGTGTATTAAAGTTGCTATGTAGTATCGCTGTAGAATTCTAATCCATACTTCACAGAGAGACCGCATAAGGCTCGTGACCGACTGATTTAACTATTCAAGCTAAACTCACCTTCTTCTCAAACTCATCAACCATCCCGGCTTTGGCCACTGTGCTCCTGTAGACATTCCAGTCAATGGTTACGGGAGTCGCTGGCAGGGAGGCCAGTCTGGTATAAGAAAAGATGACGGAGTTAACAAAAGACAGTAAAGATACAGAGAGCAAAGTA
Coding sequences within:
- the LOC137175990 gene encoding ATP synthase subunit d, mitochondrial-like; protein product: MAGRRVALKAIDWVAFAERVPPNQRGMFNALKTRSDAIAAKLASLPATPVTIDWNVYRSTVAKAGMVDEFEKKFKALQIPEPVDTQTSAINSQEAEANKSASAYIEASKARITQYEQELEKFKTMIPFDQMTIEDLNDTFPETKLDKVKHPYWPHKPIAEL